A window from Amblyomma americanum isolate KBUSLIRL-KWMA chromosome 7, ASM5285725v1, whole genome shotgun sequence encodes these proteins:
- the LOC144098463 gene encoding uncharacterized protein LOC144098463 isoform X2: MSKGGSRQRIRTSAKQFELILDFMEVHPNLATSQVHSSYTAKDRKREWAEFAHFLNSHRLGIHKDSDKWRKTWFDWKCNVRAKMRSAAGKKTLSPLEERLIAVTGLLDCEENNPSIPCKEGLPNGDLAFEVEDASPAFIASVASRARSVSSAHPVSETLQSAYGESQDEYIVPTTDDATSGETRLPVPVSIVASNGGPELVLTDIRSLASPVEAKQELFIVDDEEGSSEVDSAASGARESPADHALRDWVGAGEHPGCSPKRKVSSADGAQSTSLLREAPTEELKGKYEVQLFVANKRKLEAEERRADAEADFYREEKKRSVALANLHREEQRKVAAVAEFHAEERRKCAAKAEALLEHKKLYVEQQRTEVLRRRLLQLEIRKLRRDLQKNGGTR, from the exons ATGTCGAAGGGCGGCAGTCGGCAGCGCATTCGCACTTCGGCCAAGCAGTTCGAGCTGATCCTGGACTTCATGGAAGTGCACCCGAACCTGGCTACGTCTCAGGTGCACTCCTCTTACACCGCCAAGGACCGTAAGCGCGAGTGGGCCGAGTTCGCTCACTTTCTCAACAGCCACCGCCTAGGCATCCACAAGGACTCCGACAAGTGGAGGAAG ACATGGTTCGACTGGAAGTGCAACGTGCGGGCCAAGATGCGCTCGGCGGCCGGCAAGAAGACACTGTCGCCGCTTGAGGAACGCCTCATCGCTGTTACGGGCTTGCTGGATTGCGAAGAGAATAACCCCTCCATCCCGTGCAAG GAAGGCCTGCCGAATGGAGATTTGGCGTTCGAGGTTGAGGATGCTTCTCCGGCGTTCATTG CGAGTGTTGCAAGCCGGGCCCGATCCGTCAGCAGTGCCCATCCCGTATCGGAGACTTTGCAGAG TGCTTACGGCGAGAGCCAGGACGAGTACATCGTGCCCACAACGGACGATGCGACCAGCGGCGAAACGAGGCTGCCCGTGCCCGTGAGCATAGTCGCAAGCAACGGCGGCCCGGAGCTCGTGCTGACCGACATTCGCTCGTTGGCGAGCCCCGTGGAGGCCAAGCAGGAGTTGTTCATCGTCGACGACGAGGAAGGGTCTAGCGAGGTGGACTCCGCCGCGTCGGGTGCCCGCGAGTCCCCGGCGGACCACGCTCTTCGGGACTGGGTGGGTGCGGGGGAGCACCCGGGGTGCAGCCCCAAGAGGAAGGTGTCGTCCGCGGACGGCGCCCAATCGACGTCGTTGCTGCGCGAGGCGCCGACGGAGGAGTTGAAGGGCAAGTACGAGGTGCAGCTGTTCGTGGCCAACAAGCGCAAGCTGGAGGCCGAGGAGCGCCGGGCCGACGCCGAGGCCGACTTTTACCGCGAGGAGAAGAAGAGGTCCGTGGCGCTGGCCAACCTGCAcagggaggagcagcgcaagGTGGCCGCCGTCGCCGAGTTCCACGCCGAGGAACGCCGCAAGTGCGCGGCCAAGGCGGAGGCGCTCCTGGAACACAAGAAGCTCTACGTCGAGCAGCAGAGGACGGAGGTCCTCCGGAGGCGCCTGCTGCAGCTCGAGATCAGGAAGCTGAGGCGGGATCTGCAGAAGAACGGCGGGACCCGCTGA
- the LOC144098463 gene encoding uncharacterized protein LOC144098463 isoform X1, with the protein MAPSRSGGASGAAAVGTSKRHAVKPRACRTTARQFELLLDYIERHPCMVNARFPSSATERERHWQRLVERLNGEAFSTPKGKDRWKKTWFDWKCNVRAKMRSAAGKKTLSPLEERLIAVTGLLDCEENNPSIPCKEGLPNGDLAFEVEDASPAFIASVASRARSVSSAHPVSETLQSAYGESQDEYIVPTTDDATSGETRLPVPVSIVASNGGPELVLTDIRSLASPVEAKQELFIVDDEEGSSEVDSAASGARESPADHALRDWVGAGEHPGCSPKRKVSSADGAQSTSLLREAPTEELKGKYEVQLFVANKRKLEAEERRADAEADFYREEKKRSVALANLHREEQRKVAAVAEFHAEERRKCAAKAEALLEHKKLYVEQQRTEVLRRRLLQLEIRKLRRDLQKNGGTR; encoded by the exons ATGGCTCCATCCCGGAGCGGCGGAGCCAGCGGGGCAGCCGCCGTAGGCACCAGCAAGCGCCACGCAGTAAAGCCTCGCGCATGCCGCACTACGGCGCGCCAGTTCGAACTGCTGCTGGACTACATTGAGCGCCACCCGTGCATGGTGAATGCACGCTTCCCGTCGTCGGCCACGGAGCGCGAGCGCCATTGGCAGCGGCTTGTCGAACGCCTCAACGGAGAGGCATTCAGCACGCCCAAGGGCAAGGACCGTTGGAAAAAA ACATGGTTCGACTGGAAGTGCAACGTGCGGGCCAAGATGCGCTCGGCGGCCGGCAAGAAGACACTGTCGCCGCTTGAGGAACGCCTCATCGCTGTTACGGGCTTGCTGGATTGCGAAGAGAATAACCCCTCCATCCCGTGCAAG GAAGGCCTGCCGAATGGAGATTTGGCGTTCGAGGTTGAGGATGCTTCTCCGGCGTTCATTG CGAGTGTTGCAAGCCGGGCCCGATCCGTCAGCAGTGCCCATCCCGTATCGGAGACTTTGCAGAG TGCTTACGGCGAGAGCCAGGACGAGTACATCGTGCCCACAACGGACGATGCGACCAGCGGCGAAACGAGGCTGCCCGTGCCCGTGAGCATAGTCGCAAGCAACGGCGGCCCGGAGCTCGTGCTGACCGACATTCGCTCGTTGGCGAGCCCCGTGGAGGCCAAGCAGGAGTTGTTCATCGTCGACGACGAGGAAGGGTCTAGCGAGGTGGACTCCGCCGCGTCGGGTGCCCGCGAGTCCCCGGCGGACCACGCTCTTCGGGACTGGGTGGGTGCGGGGGAGCACCCGGGGTGCAGCCCCAAGAGGAAGGTGTCGTCCGCGGACGGCGCCCAATCGACGTCGTTGCTGCGCGAGGCGCCGACGGAGGAGTTGAAGGGCAAGTACGAGGTGCAGCTGTTCGTGGCCAACAAGCGCAAGCTGGAGGCCGAGGAGCGCCGGGCCGACGCCGAGGCCGACTTTTACCGCGAGGAGAAGAAGAGGTCCGTGGCGCTGGCCAACCTGCAcagggaggagcagcgcaagGTGGCCGCCGTCGCCGAGTTCCACGCCGAGGAACGCCGCAAGTGCGCGGCCAAGGCGGAGGCGCTCCTGGAACACAAGAAGCTCTACGTCGAGCAGCAGAGGACGGAGGTCCTCCGGAGGCGCCTGCTGCAGCTCGAGATCAGGAAGCTGAGGCGGGATCTGCAGAAGAACGGCGGGACCCGCTGA